The window ATGCGGAAGCGTACGCGCAGATCATCGAAGGCTTTCGTAAAACCAATACAGCCGCGATGACTCACTGCTCCAGTTGAGCTCGCGCATAACGCGGTCGCGTCCGCGTTCACCCATTTCGCGCGCTTCCTCCGGGTGATTGTCGAGATACGCAATCGCTTGAGCCAGCGCTACGGGATCGTTCGGATCGATTGATATGCCACAGCCTTCCACGAGTGCGCGCCACCCTGGAAAATCGGAAGCGATCACCGGAATCCCGGCCGCAAAGTATTCGAAGATTTTCGTCGGCAGCGAATCGAGATGGCCGCGCGTCGCGTGCAGCATGCAGAGTCCGGCGCGTGCGCTCTGCAAGATCGGCGCGATCTGATCGTTGCGCAGCCGGCCATAGAAGTCGACGTTCGGCCAGCCGGAGAGGTTGCGCACCATCGACTCGACGGCTTCGTCGTGAAAGTTTCCGATCAACGCCAAGCGCCGGCCCGAAGAGATATTGGCGGGCGCAAAGGCTTGAACCATCTCCACGATCCCGCGCACGACCGTAATGCTGCCACAGTAAACGGCAGCGTGCGAGACCCTCAGGGATGCTTCGCCCGGTGTTTGGAGTGAAAGGTCGACCAGATTACGGACGACGACGACGTTTGCTTGCGGGAACCGCTCGGCGATCGTGTCGACGGCTGCGACGACACCGGTGAAGCGCCGTCCGGCCGCGCGCAATCCCCATTTCGCCGCGCCCGATACGAACGGGCGAATGCGCGACGGGATCCAGTCCTTGACCTCGATGTCGTACGGCAGATCTTCGTGCGCGTCGTACACGACCTTCTTGCCGCGCAGCCGCAAGAACAGTCCGAGCGGGATGAGCTCGGGATCGTGCAGATGGTAGACATCGGCGTTTTCTTTGATTGCCGCGCGCAGCATCGCCGCCATCGTTCGCGTCATCCGTTCGAAGCGGCCGCGG of the Candidatus Baltobacteraceae bacterium genome contains:
- a CDS encoding glycosyltransferase family 4 protein — its product is MDPRIFFKEARSLKARGYDVCVIAQGDEPFVQDGVRIVTLPRARGRFERMTRTMAAMLRAAIKENADVYHLHDPELIPLGLFLRLRGKKVVYDAHEDLPYDIEVKDWIPSRIRPFVSGAAKWGLRAAGRRFTGVVAAVDTIAERFPQANVVVVRNLVDLSLQTPGEASLRVSHAAVYCGSITVVRGIVEMVQAFAPANISSGRRLALIGNFHDEAVESMVRNLSGWPNVDFYGRLRNDQIAPILQSARAGLCMLHATRGHLDSLPTKIFEYFAAGIPVIASDFPGWRALVEGCGISIDPNDPVALAQAIAYLDNHPEEAREMGERGRDRVMRELNWSSESSRLYWFYESLR